Proteins encoded in a region of the Salminus brasiliensis chromosome 2, fSalBra1.hap2, whole genome shotgun sequence genome:
- the prickle1a gene encoding prickle-like protein 1a, with product MNLENPGGFHRSRRQFDMEQKVSKLTFGFQRSSTSDDDSGCALEEYSWVPPGLRPEQVQLYFSCLPEDKVPYVNSPGEKHRIKQLLYQLPPHDNEVRYCQSLSEEEKKELHMFSVQRKKEALGRGTLKLLPRTMLHAICEHCGENISGGEMAVFASRAGPGLCWHPACFACSTCSELLVDLIYFYHEGKIHCGRHHAELLKPRCSACDEIIFADECTEAEGRHWHMKHFSCFECETILGGQRYIMKDGRPYCCGCFESLYAEYCEACGEHIGVDHAQMTYDGLHWHATDECFSCAQCKSSLLGCPFLPRQGRIFCSKACSLGEDVHASDSSDSAFQSARSRESRRSVRMGKSSRSADQCRQSLLFSPAGNYKFPGFSGNADDTLSNKLSHLSFENDHFWRNREEQEAPEDHEEWAEHDDYMTQLLLKFGEHGIVQQSEESRPSDLWTTDSEVKNKAESKMLSSGGNGSLASKKYKADMYWTQSQDGLGDSAYGSHPGPASSRKIQELDLEHGANFKREDKKWYDDSLECITDELKQAEQSVRDSMDSLALSNITGASVDGDFKEKPLPYSLQNFPGLENEDCEKTSNMGTLNSSMLHRSANSLKSLTSELEQVEAGEDEEPEEVIPLPEERPKIPHIPVLRRTRSQSRPQQVKFSDDVVDNSRYDDVEVRQPPMSERTRRRVYHFDEQDRRQHRHHHNHRRRRSRKSRSDNALHIVPKERARMCFREDHRQHAPIPNAQYGPHSHGHANSDYGLQNQAAERFFRLYGDDDDWCSTCSSSSSESEEEGFFLGQPIPQPRQPRYQYYTDELPSQVSPPFGTRTNSKKKRGHKGKNCIIS from the exons ATGAACCTAGAGAATCCTGGTGGTTTCCACAGGAGCAGGAGGCAGTTTGATATGGAGCAGAAAGTCAGCAAGCTTACTTTTGGCTTTCAGAGAAGCTCTACCTCAGATGACGACTCCGGCTGTGCCTTGGAGGAGTACTCCTGGGTACCACCTGGACTACGACCTGAGCAG GTCCAGTTGTACTTCTCCTGTCTTCCAGAGGACAAGGTTCCCTACGTTAACAGCCCAGGAGAGAAACATCGCATCAAACAGCTCTTGTATCAACTGCCTCCTCACGATAATGAG GTGCGATATTGCCAGTCTCTCagtgaagaagaaaagaaggagCTCCACATGTTTAGTGTGCAGAGAAAGAAGGAGGCACTGGGACGTGGAACCCTCAAGTTGTTGCCTAGGACTATGCTTCATGCTATCTGTGAGCAT TGTGGGGAGAACATCAGCGGAGGAGAGATGGCAGTATTTGCTTCAAGAGCAGGGCCAGGACTGTGTTGGCATCCAGCATGCTTTGCATGCTCAACATGTAGTGAACTGCTTGTGGATCTTATCTACTTCTACCACGAGGGGAAGATTCACTGTGGGCGACATCATGCTGAACTGTTAAAGCCTCGCTGTTCAGCCTGTGATGAG ATTATCTTTGCCGACGAGTGCACCGAGGCTGAGGGTCGTCACTGGCACATGAAGCACTTTTCCTGCTTTGAATGCGAAACCATTCTAGGTGGTCAGCGGTACATCATGAAAGATGGCCGGCCATACTGTTGTGGGTGCTTTGAGTCCTTGTATGCGGAATACTGCGAGGCCTGTGGAGAACACATCG GAGTTGACCATGCTCAGATGACGTACGACGGTCTCCACTGGCATGCCACAGATGAATGCTTTAGCTGTGCCCAGTGCAAGAGCTCATTGCTCGGCTGCCCATTCCTGCCCAGACAAGGCCGCATCTTTTGCTCCAAGGCTTGCAGTCTGGGGGAGGATGTACATGCCTCAGACTCCTCAGATTCTGCCTTTCAGTCTGCCAGGTCACGCGAGTCCCGTCGCAGTGTAAGAATGGGGAAGAGCAGTCGTTCTGCAGACCAGTGTCGCCAATCTCTGCTCTTTTCTCCTGCTGGAAACTACAAGTTCCCTGGTTTTTCTGGCAACGCGGATGATACCTTATCAAACAAGCTGTCCCATTTGAGTTTTGAAAATGACCATTTCTGGAGGAACAGGGAGGAGCAGGAGGCACCTGAGGACCACGAAGAATGGGCTGAGCATGACGACTATATGACCCAGCTACTTCTTAAGTTTGGAGAGCATGGCATCGTCCAGCAGTCAGAGGAGAGCAGACCAAGTGACCTTTGGACGACTGACTCAGAGGTCAAAAATAAGGCAGAGTCAAAAATGTTGAGCAGTGGTGGCAACGGGAGCCTGGCTAGTAAAAAGTACAAAGCAGACATGTACTGGACACAGTCTCAAGATGGACTGGGAGACTCCGCCTATGGTAGTCATCCTGGGCCTGCGAGCAGTCGGAAAATCCAGGAGCTGGATCTGGAACATGGTGCTAACTTTAAGAGAGAAGACAAGAAATGGTATGATGACTCGCTGGAATGCATCACAGATGAGCTGAAGCAAGCAGAGCAAAGCGTCAGAGACTCCATGGACTCTCTAGCACTCTCAAACATCACAG GTGCATCAGTGGACGGTGACTTCAAAGAGAAGCCTTTACCCTATTCCTTGCAAAACTTCCCAGGGCTGGAGAATGAAGACTGTGAGAAAACAAGCAACATGGGAACTCTCAATTCTTCAATGCTGCACAGGAGTGCCAACTCACTCAAGAGTCTTACCTCCGAGTTAGAGCAAGTGGAAGCTGGAGAGGATGAAGAACCTGAGGAAGTCATCCCTCTCCCAGAAGAAAGGCCCAAAATTCCACACATACCTGTTCTTCGGAGGACCAGATCTCAGTCAAGGCCCCAGCAGGTCAAGTTCTCAGATGATGTTGTGGACAACAGTCGCTATGATGACGTGGAGGTGCGGCAGCCTCCTATGAGTGAACGCACTCGCAGAAGGGTATACCATTTTGATGAACAGGACAGGCGACAACATCGGCATCATCACAATCACAGGCGGCGAAGGAGCCGGAAGTCTCGGTCGGACAATGCGTTGCACATAGTACCCAAAGAGCGAGCTCGCATGTGCTTCAGAGAGGACCATCGCCAGCATGCTCCTATCCCCAATGCTCAGTATGGACCGCATTCTCATGGCCATGCAAACTCTGACTATGGTTTGCAGAACCAGGCTGCAGAACGGTTCTTTCGTCTTTATGGAGACGATGATGACTGGTGCTCTACgtgctcctcttcctcctccgaATCAGAGGAAGAGGGCTTTTTTCTGGGTCAGCCAATTCCACAGCCCAGGCAACCTAGGTATCAGTATTACACTGATGAACTTCCCAGTCAAGTGTCCCCACCTTTTGGCACAAGGACAAATTCCAAAAAGAAGAGAGGACATAAAGGCAAAAACTGTATCATTTCATAA